Proteins encoded by one window of Conger conger chromosome 1, fConCon1.1, whole genome shotgun sequence:
- the LOC133130748 gene encoding histamine H2 receptor has product MASIANVYGALMVATSVASVCGNLLLLLVVALNKSLRGETWFIGAIATLCNLSFGFSIVPFGAHNSLSLAWGGSSDRPLCQGCAFLLVLLQLGTLNTVVLATTDKFTELCFSLHHAQLFAPKRAVLALGLVWVCSVVGAACPLVGAGAFSYGKTKFLCVPTFAPTHMAYSNVLLVVGNVIPILAMVAMCVGVICDGRNKALRGTFVGNQQQFANAGDYFKSAMGMMLSVACVLVTCSPFLAVCFYETYTGRSLPPTPDAMIIWFMLSPCALDPWLNFLTQKKYRDGLKECMKKVCGG; this is encoded by the exons ATGGCGTCCATCGCCAATGTGTACGGAGCCCTAATGGTGGCGACCAGTGTGGCCTCGGTGTGCGGCaacctcctgctgctgctggtggtggCTCTCAACAAGAGCCTGCGGGGCGAGACGTGGTTCATCGGTGCCATCGCCACTCTGTGCAACCTCTCCTTCGGGTTCTCCATCGTGCCTTTCGGGGCGCACAACAGCTTGTCCCTGGCCTGGGGGGGCTCCAGCGACCGGCCGCTCTGCCAGGGCTGTGCGTTCCTCCTGGTGCTCCTGCAGCTGGGCACCCTGAACACTGTGGTCCTGGCCACCACCGACAAGTTCACCGAGCTCTGCTTCTCCCTGCACCACGCCCAGCTCTTCGCCCCGAAGAGGGCGGTGCTCGCCCTGGGGCTGGTGTGGGTCTGCAGCGTGGTGGGTGCCGCCTGCCCGTTGGTGGGAGCCGGGGCGTTCAGCTATGGCAAGACCAAGTTCCTCTGCGTGCCGACCTTCGCGCCCACGCACATGGCCTACAGCAACGTCCTCCTAGTGGTGGGCAACGTCATCCCCATCCTGGCTATGGTCGCCATGTGTGTGGGCGTCATCTGCGACGGCCGCAACAAAGCCTTGAGGGGGACGTTCGTGGGCAACCAGCAGCAGTTCGCCAACGCGGGCGACTACTTCAAGAGCGCCATGGGCATGATGCTATCCGTGG CGTGTGTGCTGGTGACCTGCTCGCCGTTCCTCGCCGTATGTTTCTACGAGACCTACACGGGCCGAAGCTTACCGCCCACGCCCGACGCAATGATCATCTGGTTCATGCTCTCCCCCTGTGCTCTCGACCCCTGGCTCAACTTCCTCACGCAAAA GAAGTACAGGGACGGCCTGAAGGAATGTATGAAGAAGGTATGTGGAGGATGA
- the srp54 gene encoding signal recognition particle subunit SRP54 codes for MVLADLGRKITSALRSLSNATIINEEVLNAMLKEVCAALLEADVNIKLVKQLRENVKAAIDLEEMASGLNKRRMIQHAVFKELVKLVDPGVKAWTPTKGKNNVIMFVGLQGSGKTTTCSKLAYYYQRKGWKTCLICADTFRAGAFDQLKQNATKARIPFYGSYTEMDPVIIAAEGVEKFKNENFEIIIVDTSGRHKQEDSLFEEMLQVSNAVQPDNIVYVMDASIGQACESQAKAFKDKVDVASVIITKLDGHAKGGGALSAVAATKSPIIFIGTGEHIDDFEPFKTQPFISKLLGMGDIEGLIDKVNELKLDDNEELIDKLKHGQFTLRDMYEQFQNIMKMGPFSQIMGMIPGFGTDFMSKGNEQESMARLKKLMTIMDSMNDQELDNKDGAKLFSKQPNRIQRVARGSGVATRDVQELLTQYTKFAQMVKKMGGIKGLFKGGDMSKNVNPSQMAKLNQQMAKMMDPRVLHHMGGMAGLQSMMRQFQQGAAGNMKGMMGFNNM; via the exons ATGGTTTTAGCCGACTTGGGAAGAAAAATAACCTCGGCGTTGCGATCGCTCAGCAACGCCACCATCATCAATGAGGAG GTTTTGAATGCTATGCTGAAAGAGGTGTGTGCTGCCTTACTGGAAGCTGATGTGAACATCAAACTGGTGAAGCAGCTCAGAGAAAATGTCAA GGCAGCCATTGACCTGGAAGAGATGGCCTCTGGCCTGAATAAGAGGAGAATGATCCAGCATGCTGTCTTCAAGGAGCTAGTCAAG CTGGTGGATCCAGGAGTCAAGGCCTGGACGCCCACAAAAGGGAAGAATAACGTCATCATGTTTGTTGGGCTTCAGGGCAGTGGGAAAACCACAACCTGTTCAAAG CTGGCGTACTACTACCAAAGAAAAGGCTGGAAGACATGTTTAATATGCGCAGACACATTCAGAGCTG GTGCCTTTGATCAGCTGAAGCAGAATGCTACAAAAGCCAGAATTCCCTTCTATGGGAG CTACACAGAGATGGACCCTGTCATCATAGCTGCTGAAGGTGTTGaaaaattcaaaaatgaaaactttGAAATAATCATTGTTGACACCAGTGGTCGACACAAACAGGAGGACTCTCTCTTTGAGGAGATGCTCCAGGTTTCTAATGCTGTG CAACCGGACAACATTGTGTACGTAATGGATGCCTCCATCGGTCAAGCTTGCGAGTCTCAGGCCAAAGCCTTCAAAGACAAGGTGGATGTGGCCTCTGTCATCATCACAAAGTTGGACGGTCACGCCAAGGGTGGTGGTGCCCTTAGTGC GGTTGCTGCCACCAAGAGTCCCATCATCTTCATCGGTACAGGAGAACACATTGATGACTTTGAGCCCTTTAAGACACAGCCCTTCATCAGCAAACTGCTGG gCATGGGAGACATTGAAGGTTTGATTGACAAGGTGAATGAGCTGAAACTGGATGACAATGAAGAGTTGATTGACAAGCTAAAACACG GCCAGTTCACCCTGCGAGACATGTATGAACAGTTCCAGAACATCATGAAGATGGGCCCCTTCAGTCAGATAATG GGGATGATCCCAGGGTTTGGGACAGACTTCATGAGCAAAGGAAATGAACAGGAGTCCATGGCCAGGCTGAAGAAGCTTATGACCATCATGGACAGCATGAATGACCAAG AGCTGGACAACAAAGATGGTGCTAAGCTATTTAGCAAACAACCCAACAGAATCCAGAGAGTGGCCCGAGGTTCAGGGGTCGCAACAAGGGACGTTCAAGAGCTGCTTACTCAGTACACCAAATTCGCCCAGATGGTGAAGAAGATGGGCGGCATCAAGGGCCTGTTCAaag GTGGAGATATGTCCAAGAATGTCAACCCCTCTCAGATGGCAAAGCTGAATCAGCAGATGGCAAAGATGATGGATCCAAGGGTCCTTCACCATATGG GTGGCATGGCTGGACTTCAGTCTATGATGAGGCAGTTCCAACAAGGGGCGGCTGGCAACATGAAAGGAATGATGGGATTCAATAACATGTGA